The Mucilaginibacter gracilis genomic interval GCTGGTGTTTTCAATTGCCAAAACATCGTTGCTTTGCATGCTTAAAAGTGCCCATTTGTTTCCAACCATTTGGTAGCTTACCTGGGCATGGTTTTTTTCCAAATCAATTTTAACGTCCCCCATCTTCATCAGCGCACGGCTAATAAAGTTCCACGAACTCAAATCGCCTAAGGCAAACGGACTCAAACCAAAGTCGAAATGGATAAATGCATAGGTTTTAGTTTCAATGTATATGCTGCCACGAAAAGTGCCTTCCAATTCGGGCGTTTTTTCTTTAAAATCAATTTGGTATGCTTCATAACCTTTAAAATCAACAATGCCTTTTACCTCAAACCGGTGTTTGGTTAAACCTTCGTTGTTTAAAAAGCCACAGGCGTTAATATGGTTAATAATGTCATCCTCAAAAACCGAATTAGGTTTTTGCCCCAATTCTACCGCATTAAAATCACGTTCATTTTTTTCGTTCCGGGCCTTTATCAGTTTAAACAAGTCGGCATGTTTATCGGCATAACCAAAGTTGTAAACATCAAAAACAGCTTCCGATAGTTGCAGGGGCGCCTGCCCGCTGTAAGTATACATGCGGTAAAAGCCGCGTAATATATGCGGGTGATTGATGTAGTTATCGGGTATGCGGCTTATCGCTTTTTCAATAATTTTTACGGCGTCGTAATACGCAATAGTTACCTCTTTAAGTTCGGTATTGTTGTTTTCGAGGGCTAGGTTTAGTTCGGCTTTGTTTGTTAGGCTGGCAATGGGCAGTTGTTTGGTTTTAAAGCCAACGCACGATATTTTAAGGGTATCGCCCAGGTTATTTGCCGGTATAATTAAAACAAACATACCCGCGGCATTGGTAGCCGTGCCAACACCTTTACGGCTAATGCTGATGCTTGCCTGTACAATAGGGTGCCCATCGTTTAAAGCCGTTACTTTGCCGCTAATACTAATGCTGCCCGGTTGTGCAAAAGCCCGACAAGCCAGTATGGTTAATATTAACGTAAAAAATAAATGGCGTACAAGTTTAATCATGTGCAATAATTGTTTTGTTGATGAGTGCCGCATACGCTTGATATAAAGGTAGGTGTATGCGGTGTTGTTAAACGATGCCTGCCAAATTTGATTGTGTTAACTCATTGAATTTAATAACCAAACCACGCAAATGTTACATTGCGGATTTTAATGATACTGCTTTTTTGCATACGTAAGCTATATTTATATTGGCAGCAATTTATTAAAAGCATAGGTAACAAAAATACCCGGGCACCTAAATGGAATAGTATTTGCATGTATGGTAATATAAAACAGAAAGTTGTGAAAACAGAAAATATAAAAACAGCCGCAAGGATACTTTTAGGAGCAAATTTAATATTTGCAGGTATAAG includes:
- a CDS encoding carboxypeptidase-like regulatory domain-containing protein, whose protein sequence is MIKLVRHLFFTLILTILACRAFAQPGSISISGKVTALNDGHPIVQASISISRKGVGTATNAAGMFVLIIPANNLGDTLKISCVGFKTKQLPIASLTNKAELNLALENNNTELKEVTIAYYDAVKIIEKAISRIPDNYINHPHILRGFYRMYTYSGQAPLQLSEAVFDVYNFGYADKHADLFKLIKARNEKNERDFNAVELGQKPNSVFEDDIINHINACGFLNNEGLTKHRFEVKGIVDFKGYEAYQIDFKEKTPELEGTFRGSIYIETKTYAFIHFDFGLSPFALGDLSSWNFISRALMKMGDVKIDLEKNHAQVSYQMVGNKWALLSMQSNDVLAIENTSAHTHLPANVKFNYQVTAVDTVEKAPFSSKLGRNENINNYDGSVGEKFWKDYNILLSDYNTEDIFKQIQEINKAIKKAK